The Beijerinckiaceae bacterium RH AL1 genome has a segment encoding these proteins:
- the lpxD gene encoding UDP-3-O-(3-hydroxymyristoyl)glucosamine N-acyltransferase (ID:RHAL1_00965;~source:Prodigal:2.6) — translation MSDFKIHPTSVLGPHVTVEPGAIIGANCTIEGRTRIGARTTLAGGVALVGDVDVGADCIIEANVSVTTAAASDGPQARPLVIGAKARIGAGAVLSAGVRIGADATVEAGTVVLRDVPAHAVVRGNPGIVVGFQGPAVRAADLIETVADPKVTGVAECGVAGVKIYRFPRVTDPRGSLTFGEFGRNIPFVPKRYFMVFDVPRASCGAATRMRLARSFSCASAAAWQSSSTTARFARRSSWTVRTLVSTFRRASGASSTSIRRMPSWWC, via the coding sequence ATGAGTGACTTCAAGATCCATCCGACCAGCGTTCTCGGCCCGCACGTGACGGTCGAGCCGGGCGCGATCATCGGCGCGAACTGCACCATCGAGGGCCGCACGCGGATCGGGGCCCGCACGACTTTGGCGGGCGGCGTCGCCCTGGTCGGCGACGTGGATGTCGGCGCCGACTGCATCATCGAGGCGAACGTGTCCGTCACGACGGCCGCCGCCAGCGACGGCCCGCAAGCGCGGCCGCTCGTCATCGGCGCCAAGGCGCGCATCGGCGCCGGCGCCGTCTTGTCAGCCGGGGTGAGGATCGGCGCCGATGCGACCGTCGAGGCCGGCACCGTCGTCCTCCGCGACGTCCCCGCGCATGCCGTCGTGCGCGGCAACCCGGGCATCGTCGTCGGCTTCCAGGGTCCGGCCGTGCGCGCCGCTGACCTGATCGAGACGGTGGCGGACCCGAAGGTGACCGGCGTCGCGGAATGCGGCGTGGCCGGCGTCAAGATCTATCGCTTCCCACGGGTCACCGATCCGCGCGGCAGCCTGACCTTCGGGGAATTCGGCCGCAACATCCCGTTCGTCCCGAAGCGCTACTTCATGGTTTTCGACGTCCCGAGGGCGAGCTGCGGGGCGGCCACGCGCATGCGACTTGCGAGGAGCTTCTCCTGTGCATCGGCGGCAGCGTGGCAATCGTCGTCGACGACGGCAAGGTTCGCGAGGAGATCGTCCTGGACAGTCCGGACCTTGGTCTCTACCTTCCGGCGCGCGTCTGGGGCATCCAGTACAAGTATTCGCCGGATGCCGTCCTGGTGGTGCTAG
- the desV gene encoding dTDP-3-amino-3,4,6-trideoxy-alpha-D-glucose transaminase (ID:RHAL1_00966;~source:Prodigal:2.6), whose product MIPFLDVKAAYTELSAEIDDAMRRVMTAGWYVLGPEVERFEGDFAAWVGARHCIGTANGLDAIALALRAVDVGHGDEVIVPSNTYIATWLAVTMVGGTVVPVEPDPLTNNLDPARVEAAITPRTKALLPVHLYGHPADMAALGEIATRRGLRLVEDAAQAHGAAIDGCGSATTATRWRGASTRGRTSGPSATAEL is encoded by the coding sequence ATGATCCCGTTCCTCGACGTCAAGGCGGCCTATACCGAGCTCTCCGCCGAGATCGACGACGCGATGCGGCGCGTCATGACGGCGGGCTGGTACGTGCTCGGCCCCGAGGTCGAGCGGTTCGAGGGCGATTTCGCGGCCTGGGTCGGCGCCCGCCACTGCATCGGCACGGCGAACGGTCTCGACGCGATCGCCCTGGCCTTGCGGGCAGTGGACGTCGGGCACGGCGACGAGGTCATCGTGCCGTCGAACACCTACATCGCGACCTGGCTCGCGGTGACGATGGTCGGCGGCACCGTCGTGCCCGTCGAGCCGGACCCGCTGACCAACAACCTCGATCCGGCGCGCGTCGAGGCCGCTATTACCCCTCGGACGAAGGCGCTGCTGCCGGTCCACCTCTACGGCCATCCCGCCGATATGGCCGCGCTCGGCGAGATCGCGACGCGGCGCGGCCTTCGCCTCGTCGAGGACGCCGCGCAGGCCCACGGCGCCGCAATCGACGGGTGCGGATCGGCCACCACGGCGACGCGGTGGCGTGGAGCTTCTACCCGGGGAAGAACCTCGGGGCCGTCGGCGACGGCGGAGCTGTGA
- a CDS encoding protein of unknown function (ID:RHAL1_00967;~source:Prodigal:2.6), producing MAWSFYPGKNLGAVGDGGAVTTDDPEIARRIAMLRNYGSATKYVNEVKGVNSRLDPLQAAVLAVKLPRLAEWNARRARIAAIYADGLAGTPLTLPTTAAGATHAWHLYVVKTPRRDDLQRALRERGVETLIHYPIAPFRQGAYAEMKDEAGRLPSQTRSPRRSSACRWGRISPRLTRTGSWRRCTPRSTPCASQPETSAARVSSPN from the coding sequence GTGGCGTGGAGCTTCTACCCGGGGAAGAACCTCGGGGCCGTCGGCGACGGCGGAGCTGTGACGACCGACGACCCCGAGATCGCGCGGCGCATCGCGATGCTGCGCAACTACGGCTCGGCCACCAAGTACGTGAACGAGGTCAAGGGCGTGAACAGCCGCCTCGATCCGCTCCAGGCGGCCGTGCTGGCGGTGAAGCTCCCGAGGCTCGCCGAGTGGAACGCGCGGCGGGCCCGCATCGCGGCGATCTATGCCGACGGGCTAGCCGGCACGCCCCTTACGCTTCCGACGACGGCGGCGGGCGCGACCCATGCGTGGCACCTCTACGTCGTCAAGACGCCCCGTCGCGACGACCTGCAGCGCGCCCTGCGCGAGCGCGGCGTCGAGACGTTGATCCACTACCCCATCGCGCCGTTCCGCCAGGGCGCCTATGCCGAGATGAAGGACGAGGCCGGACGCCTTCCCTCGCAGACACGTTCGCCGCGCAGGTCCTCAGCCTGCCGATGGGGCCGCATCTCGCCAAGGCTGACGCGCACAGGGTCGTGGCGGCGGTGCACGCCTCGCTCGACGCCCTGCGCCTCGCAGCCTGAAACGTCGGCAGCACGCGTCAGCAGCCCAAATTAG
- a CDS encoding hypothetical protein (ID:RHAL1_00968;~conserved protein of unknown function;~source:Prodigal:2.6), producing MTGSPCVFCYCFDRKNTLPAIVSAQSVIDTLESKRPVLLHMITTDLAFDISEIDTRGKDVRIEVSTIQNPFDAFPSRGHISPATFLRFVIAQYVDPAHGRVLYLDTDIVLRSDVTDLFDLDLKDTPVAAVPDYPLVLGDKYWEGLTFSYGGRTYRSPEYMTEVLGVDWKNFDYMSVGVLLIDLAKWPAVCDAAIDFMASKETLDFLDQDAISAVLKGNFTRLPPEYNAQSEIAFGDGRSFWDRLRGWGDDLHRIARIWRTQAKIVHYAGANKPWLEDAKPTALEGEWWRAARRSKVFDRVAHLAYREQAKVGPRRC from the coding sequence ATGACCGGTTCTCCGTGCGTCTTCTGCTACTGCTTCGACAGGAAGAACACGCTGCCGGCCATCGTCTCGGCGCAGAGCGTGATCGATACCCTCGAGAGCAAGCGCCCCGTCCTGCTCCACATGATCACGACGGACCTCGCCTTCGACATCAGCGAGATCGACACCCGCGGCAAGGACGTGCGGATCGAGGTCTCGACGATCCAGAACCCGTTCGACGCCTTCCCGAGCCGCGGCCACATCTCGCCGGCGACCTTCCTCCGTTTCGTCATCGCCCAGTACGTCGACCCGGCGCACGGCCGCGTGCTGTACCTCGACACGGACATCGTGCTGCGCAGCGACGTCACCGACCTGTTCGATCTCGACCTGAAGGACACGCCGGTCGCCGCGGTGCCCGACTACCCGCTCGTCCTCGGTGACAAGTACTGGGAGGGCCTGACCTTCTCGTACGGCGGCAGGACGTATCGCTCGCCCGAGTACATGACCGAGGTGCTCGGCGTCGACTGGAAGAACTTCGACTACATGAGCGTCGGCGTGCTGCTCATCGATCTCGCCAAGTGGCCCGCGGTCTGCGATGCGGCGATCGACTTCATGGCGTCGAAGGAGACGCTGGACTTCCTCGACCAGGATGCGATCTCGGCCGTGCTGAAGGGCAACTTCACGCGTCTGCCGCCCGAGTACAATGCCCAGTCCGAGATCGCCTTCGGCGACGGGCGCTCCTTCTGGGACCGTCTTCGCGGCTGGGGCGACGACCTGCATCGCATCGCCAGGATCTGGCGCACGCAGGCGAAGATCGTCCACTACGCCGGCGCCAACAAGCCGTGGCTCGAGGACGCCAAGCCGACCGCGCTCGAGGGCGAATGGTGGCGCGCGGCCCGCCGCAGCAAGGTGTTCGATCGCGTCGCGCACCTGGCCTATCGCGAGCAGGCGAAGGTCGGCCCGCGACGCTGCTAA